In Nilaparvata lugens isolate BPH chromosome 5, ASM1435652v1, whole genome shotgun sequence, the following proteins share a genomic window:
- the LOC111053823 gene encoding cyclin-H yields MFPTSTQKKHWMFTDESELQRLRDEANRKFISKHRNGIEDVEGYFLTSAEERILLKNYELQMRELCNKFNPAMPKAVIGTSFHYFKRFYLHNSVMDYHPKEILVTCVYLACKTEEFNVSISQFVANIRGDRDKASDIILNNELLLMQLLNFHLTIHNPYRPVEGLLIDIKTRSQLAYPERLRPGIDELLEKVFLTDACLLYAPSQLALAAVLHAASKIHENLDAYVTDTLLGPNTHQRLVDLIEAVRKIRSMVKSVEAPARETVKIIEKKLEKCRNQENNPNSQIYKQRMQEILDEDDEKEIDKYKKLIQKHAQADAQTLGLERISSPGN; encoded by the exons atgtttCCAACCAGTACACAGAAGAAACATTGGATGTTCACTGATGAATCAGAACTACAACGTTTGCGAGATGAAGCCAACCGAAAATTTATTTCTAAACATAGAAATGGAATTGAG GATGTTGAAGGATATTTTCTTACTAGTGCTGAAGAACGAATCTTGTTAAAGAATTATGAATTGCAAATGAGAGAGTTATGTAATAAATTCAATCCGGCCATGCCTAAGGCAGTGATTGGGACATCATTTCATTACTTCAAACGATTCTATTTGCACAATTCAGTGATGGATTATCATCCAAAAGAAATTCT TGTTACCTGCGTGTATCTGGCTTGTAAAACAGAAGAATTTAATGTGTCAATATCGCAGTTTGTGGCTAATATAAGAGGTGACAGAGATAAGGCGTCGGACATCATACTGAACAACGAGCTTCTGCTCATGCAGCTACTCAACTTCCATCTCACAATTCACAATCCGTACAGGCCTGTTGAAGGTCTGCTCATCGATATTAAG ACAAGAAGTCAGCTAGCGTATCCAGAGCGACTACGCCCGGGCATAGACGAGCTACTAGAGAAG GTGTTTCTGACGGACGCATGCCTGCTGTACGCGCCGTCGCAACTGGCGCTGGCTGCAGTGCTGCATGCGGCCAGCAAGATCCACGAGAACCTCGACGCATACGTCACCGACACTCTCCTGGGGCCCAACACGCACCAGCGCCTCGTCGATCTCATCGAAGCTGTTCGAA AAATTCGTTCGATGGTGAAAAGTGTGGAGGCCCCAGCCAGAGAGACAGTCAAgattattgagaagaaattgGAGAAGTGTAGAAATCAAGAAAACAATCCAAACAGTCAGAT ATACAAGCAGAGAATGCAAGAAATACTTGATGAAGACGATGAaaaagaaattgataaatacaaGAAACTAATACAAAAGCACGCTCAAGCTGATGCTCAGACTCTTGGATTGGAAAGGATATCATCACCTGGAAATTGA